The following is a genomic window from Capra hircus breed San Clemente unplaced genomic scaffold, ASM170441v1, whole genome shotgun sequence.
tcaaattaccaacattcactggatcatggaaaaggacGGCAGAAGACATGGCGGCTCAGATCACCAAGTGCAAGCAAGAGGCCTCTGGTGATGCACAGCGCGACAGAAACTACCTGGAGGACACATGCGTGGAGCGGCTCCAGAGATTCCAGGAGAACAGGAGGACACGCTGCTGCGCACAGGTAGGAGGGGCGCGGGGCCTCCCTGATCTCCCCTCGGACTGGAGCTGGCTtcccaggaggaaaggaaagTGGAATCAGTATCAGAATACCACTGTTCCTTCtaggtgggagagggagggatccttctAGGGTCTTGTCTTCTGTAAGAGAGTGATGCATCCAGAGGGCTCGAGTCTCTCTAAGGGACAATTGAGGAGTCCAGTCTCGTGGGATGGAAAGGAAGACTATCCCTGAAGCAACTGGTCAGCAATTCCCTATGGCCTTGGCAGCAATGTTGTGAACCACGACTTTTTCTGTCAAGGCCTTGTTATTGGCCTGAAAACATCTTTGGAGGTCTGACTCCAGATTTTCTGGTCATTCACTCGTCACTCAGATTGGGTCCAGAAATCTGTTTTATCCCTTTGAGACCTGGAGCCTCTACATTAGTGTCTCATTCTAGAACTTGCCTTGGAATAggagattttccagacaggacCAGGCTGGTGTCTGCTGTTTTGTACTTCTTTTCAAACCCGCTGTCCTGTCCATCCCTCAAGATGGTCACATGATGCCTCTTCACTGGGCCCATGGAGATATAACAAAAGTGAATTTTCCGATTCTTCCTCCTCAGACCCTCCAAAGATCCATGTGACTCATCACCCCATCTCCCGGACCTTGAGGTCACCCTGAggtgctgggccctgggcttCTACCCCTGAGATTTCACTGACCTGGCAGCGTGATGGGGAGGACCTGACCCAGGACTTGGAGCTTGTGGAGACCAGGCCTTCAGGAGATGGAACCTTCCAGAAGTGGGCGGTCCTGGTGGTGCCTTTCTGGAGAGGAGCAGAGATACACGTGCCGTGTGCAGCACGAGGGGCTTCAGGAGCCCCTCACCCTGAGATGGGGTAAGCAGGGGGGTGGATGGTCAACCTTATTATCAGGCAATCCAGGAGCCTTTAGAAGAACTTCACTAAGGTTAGGATTCATGCCTAAGGTCAGggccctttcctttcttccacagGACCTCCTCAGCCCTCCATCCCCATCATGGGCATCACTGTTGGCCTAGATCTCCTCATGGTGGCTGTGGTGAGTGGAGCCTGTGAACTGGAAGAAGTGCTCAAGGAAGGAGGAATCTGAGTTTTCTTGTCTCACTGGGGGTTTCAAGCCCAGGTAGAATCTTGTCTGCCTCATCCCTTGGAAGAACCATCCACACATATGTGCTTGCCAGTTGGAGCTGAGTGCTAACATTTACCTTTCTGTAAAGTATATGTGAGCATGAAAACAAATTTTTCACCTTAATTATTCCAATGATGGGGACCTGATTCCTAGCAGTTGGAGGTCAGAGGGGAGGGTCCAGGCTGAGGACAGAGCTCCAGGAGGGCAGCTGTCCAATGCTGCACATCTCCTTTTTTCGTATTTCCTGACCTTaccctgggtcttcactggggCCAGGACCAGGGGGCTCCTCTAGGATGTCAcggccctgcctcctccctggccTATTATGTGATGCTTTCcccccacaggcagaggagggaGCTATGTTCAGGGTGCTAGTAAGTTTGGGTGGGTTGGAGGGTTATCCCTGAGACCCTTGGAATAGTACAGCTGAGAGCCCATGAGGGATCTCACCCATCCCATAATCCCTCCTTTAGGCTCATCTCCTGTGGGTTCTGACCAGGCCCTGTCCTTTTTATCCCAAGCAGTGACAGTGCCCAGGGCTGTGATGTTACCTTTCACCAGTCCCTAAAGGTGAGACCCTGGAGGGCCTGAAGCAGGAGAGGGGTGGGTCAGAGGTGGCATGACTGGGGAATGGGGATTCTCTGAGTGGGGCATTTGGAACATACAACGGACTGTTGAGAATGTGGACATTTGTGACTGACTTAAATTTGTTCATGATCGTTTTCTTCTAAGTGTGGGACAGCTGCCTCTGTGGGACCGGAGTGACACAAGATTAgtctccccgcccccaccattGTGACATCAGATCCCCTGACCGCTCTCTCTGCAGCTGGATGTGAATGCATCTGTGCTTCTATTAGCATAACATGAGGAGGTGGGGAGACTGGCCCGCCCCTGCCCAccgcgccccctccccaccctgaccTGTGTTCTCCTCCCTGTTGGACTCCCATGTTTCGGCAGAGGTGGGGCTGGGCCCTTTCTACCTTTGTCTTAACACCATGTTGTGCtgagaaatactgaaaataaGAATCTGGATGTGAATTTGTTTTTTCTAATTCACGTCATGAGGGTCGATGGGTTAGTAAAGAAAAAGATTCTTAAAGTTTGAGACAGGAAAACAAATGGAACCACTGAGAATCTTCCAGCATCTACATGTTTGCTGTGCTGAGTCTGATCTCAGTGGGGCCAGAGAAGGATACGAGGAGGTATGAGCCCTCTCCAGTGAGTGCTGAGTCCTTTGTGGGCTTCAGAGTGGGTCACTGGTGAAGATGACTGGATGGGTcatcttctctgtttctttgtccTTTTCCCTTCAGTAGAAACTTGTCCCACCAGAACCTGTGATCACAGGGACTCACAGGCAATCCAGGAGCTCAGCCAGATTGGAAATGACTGAGGTCAGTTCTCAGAGAGCACTTGGGTTGGGGAGGAGTTTTAAATCCACACTTGACAGTTGTATTTTCCCAGGAAGAAAATGGCTAGAGATGCATGTTGGTTTCTCTACTCTACATAGGCACATAGCCAGGTGGAAGCCTGAAGAAGTGTTATCAGCTCAAATTAACGAAACTAATGGATTTCTTTGAAACTATTACCTAAATGGATTTCTCACTCATTCCTTAGTATAAACAACGGAATACAAATTTTTCTGTTACATAAATGAAAACTGTGGGCATGTatactcttgacagtcccttggactgcaaggagatccaaccagtccattctgaaggagatcagccctgggatttctttggaaggaatgatgttaaagctgaaactccaggactttggccacctcatgagaagagttgactcattggaaaagactctgatgctgggagggattgggggcaggaggagaaggggatgacagagaatgaaatggctggatggcatcactgactcgatggacgtgagtctgagtgaactccaggagttggtgatggacagggagcctggcttgctgcagtccatagggttgcagagtcggacatgactgagcgactgaatggaactgaactgaacggatacatgtaatttcagaaaaatactGTAAACATAAGTATAGCTTACCATCAAAATACACAGCTGACACCCATGTGTTTATCATCTGGGTGGAAAACAGAGCCTCTACCAGCACCCAGGCCAGAAGCCCCTGTGCCTCTCCCCACACAGACCCCACCTCCCTGTGCTCACGTCCACTCAGTGACCCTCCCCCATCCTCTCCTCTCTGGTTCCACCCCCCACACCCGTGGCCTCCATCCCATAATGTCAGTGTTTCCTGCCTCTCCGCACTTCTCCAGGTGCCTCCCCACCTTACAGGCACTTTGGGATCtcctttccctcctcttcctcccctctcctaCTGCATCCTAGGAATGGAGGTTCCAGAGCTGATTCCCCAGAGGGAGAGTCTATAAGTGTGGCAGTAGCCAGAAGAAGTGACAGTACTTGGGCTTCAAGCTCCCATCCCTTGATAATGAGGACACCTTGTATGTTGGTGGGCTCCACCCTGGACTTGGCATTACAGCCTTGATATCTGATCCTCTCTGAGGCCAAAGTCCTTGGTTATTTAATGGGGAGAGAAATGTCCACGTCAGCATGTATTTTGGGTGACAATTCAAGCTTTAAACCTGACACTGGATGGACACCAGCTTGTGTGCACAGCACTCATCCACTGCTGGGAGCCTAAGGAGAGCCTGGGCAGGTCTCTGGTAAGGAGGTCAAAGGGGAGCTCAGGTGTCCAGTCCTCAGCCCTGTGGCCTCATGGGGGCATGACCActctttcctctccagttctgcacagggaaggcagaggatgcaTTGTGGTCTGAGTCAGACAGAGATGGCTGCCCTGGCCCAGGGAGGGAGTGAAGGTGCTTTCTGAGCAGCTCTGGGGTCAGGCTCGAGGGTACAGCAAGGATTGGAGGAGAGGAGACCCTGGAGCCCTGTCCAGTATCTCGGGTTTCCatcttttctctccatctctcctctgTGAAGCTCCTTGATGACAACATCCTGAAAAGTTGATAATTGCTTCTTCCACTTCCTGTTCAGTTGATATTAAAATGTGCTTTCATTTTAGTATactctgagatttaaaaaaagcagCAAAGTTAGTAGAGAGTTACCATATATCGCACTGTGTGAGGACATTTTATACCACCATCATACATTCCTCACAGCTGATGACCAATATTGATACAGTGTTACTAAACTCCAGAATTTATTTGGACTTCATTAGTTTTCCTTTAACCTGATCCAGGATCttatcaatggagaaggcaatggcaccccactccagtactcttgcctggcaaatcccatggacagaggagcctgataggctgcagtccatggggtcgctaagagttggatacgactgagcgacttccctttcactttccactttcatgcattggagaaggaaatggcaacccactccagtgttcttgcctggagaatcccagggatgggggatcctggtgggctaccatctatggggtcacacagagttggacacaactgaagttacttagcagtagcagtagcaggatCTTATCAAAGACACATATTAAGTCTGAATTGTGtctccttcaggctcctctggctgAGACAGTCACACCGACTTCTCTTGTTCTTGATGACTTTGATGTTTTGGGGAGTACTGCTCAGAGACATAGTAGAACACCTTGTGATCTGACTGGGGCACAGGGTTTTGGGGAAGAGGACCACAGAGATGAGTGACAGTCTCCAGTCACCAAGGGGATGCACTGTCCACTGGGGTGTGACTAATAAGTTAATTCATCACCTGGCTAAGGTACATTTCCCAAGTTTCTTTGTGAACTTCTATTTTTACTTTCCCACTTCTTACCCTGTGATCTTTAGAAGAAAGTCACTATGTGCAGCCCACACATAAGGGGCACTCTCATATACACATTGGTGTGCAGAGGTTTGTGCAAATGTaagttttcaaatgagttgggGAAATACTAGATTGATCAGTGGACAGGATGGAGAGTTTCTGTGTAGCTTCGTTAGAAACCGCTGACTCTCATTTCTGGTGGCTGTGCCGCTTCCTTTTCCTGCCCCGGTGAGTGAGGGTTTCTGCTGCTCCGCGTCCTTCTGCTGCTCCAGCCTCGGCATCACCAGTTCTCGGACTGTAGATGTGCCATCAGGTGTGATGCACATTGCTGTCTTTGCAATTTACATTTCCTAACAACATaagatgtttagcatcttttcatatacatttCCATTGTGATATCTTCTAGAAGAGGTGActgttcagactttatttttaaatagttattttcattttgtagagTTGAAGACTTCTATGTATATTCTAaaacaagtcctttatcagatatgtgtaTTTACAATAATTTCTCCCAGACTGTGGCCTGAGCTCTTTTATTGATCTAACAGTATTCATTAATGAACAGTATacttttctggaaagaaaaatgagaaatttctaACTACACTTGTTTCTGAGTAGAGCACTTGAGTGAATGGGGAATGAGGGGGAGaacatgaattctttatttttgtatacgCTTGAGTATCTTTTCAATTCTCTTGTGTGCTGGTAAATAATGCTttcaaaaattacatgaaaatccCTTACATTTGTAAACACTTGACAGATCACCTTCAGCTCAGACACTAGGATGTACATTCTGGTCCTCTAGCTGGGCTGGAGCTCACCACCCATCTGTGTTGTTCTTCTGTAGAACATAAGTAATCCCACAGAAGATCAGCATCAGACAAGGACATCTGAGTGCATGACACAGAGAGACAAAACAAGAACAGGACAGCATTCTGTACCAGCACAGACCAACCAGGCAGCCCAGTGCCCCTCACCGTGGACCAGACCTCTCCCTGTGCTGACCCAGAGACCATGCTTCCTCCCAGTCACAGCTGTATCCTGGCTCTAGTCTGCCCTCCCTACAGCAGAGGCTCACTGAGATGACCAGTCCCATTATTGCGCCCACTTCCTGACAACACCCAATCTACAGTAAGCCAGTCTCACATAGACGCGTCTCAAAATCAAAGCCCACATCCTCTATATCACCGGTCCTCAACgttttggcaccaggaactgatttcatggaagacaatttttccatggaccaggggtgggaggaatgctttcaggatgattcaagcacagtaTATTttttgtacactttatttctaatctaatgttgGCACTGATCTGACAGCAGCTACCAATCCAAGGTCAGAGTTTGGGGACTCCTGGCTGTCTATGTTCTAACACCTTACAAGGATACTATGGTCCCTCCTGCTGTGTAATCTCTCTCGCTGTATCCAGTATAAATCCAGCTTGGTTGCCTACAGGTTTGCTTCTGGTGGTCTTTGATGGAAGAATATTGAGACATGTCACCTGTTTGCCAGAAATTTTTATGTGTCTCCATTGGAATACTGGTGTATGTTTGTTATCTTGTGAGTGTCTGATTGACATAGGAAAGATTTATATCCTTTGATGCTTTATATGCTTTCATCTTTGGGTCATAAAACTCTTCTTTCCACAAGTGTAAAACATTCATGTATATTTTTGTCTAGGAGAGAGGGGTCTTCCaagggtgcagagaaaacagaactGATGGAATTTGGGAAGAAAGTATAGCAGGAGCAGTAAGTAAAAAGTAGTAAGGTGCTAGATTCTAATGTTGCATCTTCTGTTTCACAACTTTACAAGTATATACA
Proteins encoded in this region:
- the LOC102184677 gene encoding BOLA class I histocompatibility antigen, alpha chain BL3-7-like — protein: MEPSRSGRSWWCLSGEEQRYTCRVQHEGLQEPLTLRWGPPQPSIPIMGITVGLDLLMVAVAHLLWVLTRPCPFYPKQ